The region TACGGTACCTTTATCAAAAGCTTTACTATCTAGTATCTTAATTTTAACGTGGTAGTCGTGTATTACTTTGATGTTATCGTCGCTGGTTACATCAATTCTTGACGTGCCGTATTCGCTTATAACATAAGCATGTGCAGAGGTATCCTTAACGTATTTTTTTGCTGCAAGTTCTTCTTGAGAGAAAGTTCCGTAAGGGAAGTTTTGCGCGGATGCGCCGACTCCGGCAAGCAGTAAGATAAACAAGCCGGGTAAAAATTTATTCATATATCAGGTTTAGTTAATCAGGTGCTATGAAAGTAATAATTATTAATTAATTATCATAAAAAAGTGGCAGGCCATAATATTGCAAGACTTTTTGCCACCTTTGCAGTCTTTTACAAGCAACATGAAATTAGTTTTAAAGCGCCCTTTAGCCTTCTTCGACCTGGAAACCACCGGCACAAACATCGGCGCCGACCGTATAGTTGAAATATCTGTAATAAAGCTCAACCCGGATGGCAGCGAAGAAGTGATGACCTGGCGTATAAACCCCGGTATACCTATTCCGCTTGAATCGTCGCTTGTGCATGGTATTTACGAGGAACATATAAGGGAGGAAAAGCTTTTTCATGAGCTAGGCGAACAGATTGCTGCATTTATCGGCGATGCTGATCTGGCTGGTTACAATAGCAACAAGTTCGATATCCCAATGCTGATGGAAGAATTCCTGCGCGCCGGTGTAAACTTTGAATTGGAGAAACGTCACTTTGTTGACGTGCAGAATATATTCCACCAGATGGAGCAGCGTACCTTAAAAGCCGCCTATCAATTTTATTGCAATAAACAGATCATAAACGCGCACTCTGCAGAGGCAGATACCCGTGCTACCATGGAGGTTTTGCTGGCCCAGATAGAGCGCTACGCAGACATGGAATGGGAGGATAAAAAAGGCAACCGCAGTAAACCAGTTGTTGGCGACGTAGAAGCGCTGCACCAGTTCACTAACCTAAATCGCCCTGTAGACTTTGCAGGCCGTATGGTGTATAACGAAGACGGCGAGGAGCTGATAAACTTTGGCAAGCACAAAGGCCGCAAGGTAGAAGACGTGTTCTCGATGGAGCCAAGCTACTACTCCTGGATGATGCAAGGTGACTTC is a window of Mucilaginibacter terrenus DNA encoding:
- a CDS encoding 3'-5' exonuclease, with product MKLVLKRPLAFFDLETTGTNIGADRIVEISVIKLNPDGSEEVMTWRINPGIPIPLESSLVHGIYEEHIREEKLFHELGEQIAAFIGDADLAGYNSNKFDIPMLMEEFLRAGVNFELEKRHFVDVQNIFHQMEQRTLKAAYQFYCNKQIINAHSAEADTRATMEVLLAQIERYADMEWEDKKGNRSKPVVGDVEALHQFTNLNRPVDFAGRMVYNEDGEELINFGKHKGRKVEDVFSMEPSYYSWMMQGDFPLYTKRKLEEIYKRWNAKRVAERQANRQAQPQQAQPQNNQQETPKPSFQNNAPKSSPQINNNNQHYNKPFQKKQEPAKPVNDDMLKALSEKFKKG